A region of Ornithodoros turicata isolate Travis chromosome 5, ASM3712646v1, whole genome shotgun sequence DNA encodes the following proteins:
- the LOC135393781 gene encoding ATPase inhibitor mai-2, mitochondrial-like translates to MLATSNMALRIGTRVLTGAAYRYLPASCSVRFSGSGSGEWGSGSGRGGGGGGSVREAGGAFGKMEAAREEEYFRKLTDAQVHKLREHLEDEIKHHERLVKQHEEEIERHKKKIRELKLKEHP, encoded by the exons ATGCTGGCAACATCAAACATGGCGCTGAGAATCGGAACCCGTGTGCTTACTGGAGCCGCTTATCGGTATTTGCCTGCTTCGTG CAGCGTTCGCTTCAGTGGCTCTGGGTCAGGCGAATGGGGCAGTGGATCAGGACGC GGCGGTGGAGGTGGTGGTAGTGTTCGAGAGGCTGGTGGAGCCTTTGGCAAAATGGAGGCAGCGAGGGAGGAAGAATACTTCAGGAAGCTG ACAGACGCGCAAGTTCACAAGCTGAGAGAGCACTTGGAAGATGAAATAAAGCACCATGAGCGACTGGTTAAGCAGCATGAGGAAGAAATCGAAAGACACAAGAAGAAAATTAGGGAGCTGAAGCTTAAGGAGCATCCTTAA
- the LOC135395177 gene encoding acid-sensing ion channel 2-like, translated as MWIAALIPLAYHTVNEMTAVLKEYFEYSVAVTFEYDTNSTLEFPDVTICNMNPLRRSKLCSLTAGERDMDRAMDARLCGIQEGFKDVRILCRLLYMTSCVNGCTFLLQANMEDFQLQQNLSFWLSKKAGKHAQMLRSFGHQFNDTIVDCTYADQNCTDERYFHSTFNVDFGNCFCFHCQKNEKELAKFFRYGSLSSPHNGLVITLHAEMNEYLPTSFEAGFLAMIHAHDTLASECSDGVYVTPGYTTYVGLNMMAQTGLPYPYASACRKTWPRQLRPYLKNPAAVYTREECLNMCLQLSVIKHCKCQAQSLPVLQGIHNGSQMHAEANSTCIGEAALQCAGKKYTSQTSIFLENECRCSRPCTDIHYNRDVTMAEFSLRRDHVRKKRIKGPLTRLVVYFKTLTYENIRSVPKYDGTRVLSNVGGINGMYIGLSFYILFQVVDILIMGALKLRERRRKQEVPHEPRQGTLATAGHAELGCRMARTTWPHAATETRNFRSVVPPLVFSIPTINASLRDRYDSNTYANQSYFRYRRLPAR; from the exons ATGTGGATAGCTGCCTTGATACCACTGGCTTACCACACCGTGAACGAAATGACTGCGGTTCTCAAAGAATACTTTGAGTACAGTGTTGCTGTTACCTTCGAGTATGACACCAATAGTACTTTGGAGTTTCCAGACGTTACCATCTGCAATATGAATCCATTAAGGAGATCAAAGCTGTGTTCCCTGACGGCGGGGGAGAGAGACATGGATAGGGCTATGGACGCAAGACTGTGCGGCATCCAGGAAGGATTTAAAGACGTGCGTATATTATGTCGCCTACTGTATATGACGTCATGCGTGAATGGT TGTACATTTTTGCTGCAGGCAAATATGGAAGATTTCCAACTCCAACAGAACCTCTCTTTTTGGTTGTCCAAGAAAGCAGGGAAGCACGCCCAGATGCTACGTAGCTTCGGTCATCAGTTCAACGACACAATCGTGGACTGTACTTACGCGGACCAGAACTGTACAGACGAAAG GTACTTTCACAGCACATTTAACGTCGACTTCGGCAACTGTTTCTGCTTTCACTGCCAGAAGAATGAAAAAGAATTGGCCAAGTTCTTCAGATATGGATCTCTCTCGTCTCCTCACAATG GCCTAGTGATAACCCTCCACGCGGAGATGAACGAGTACCTACCGACGTCATTCGAGGCAGGATTCTTGGCCATGATTCACGCCCACGACACACTGGCGTCGGAGTGTAGCGATGGCGTCTACGTCACTCCAGGGTACACCACTTACGTCGGCCTCAACATG ATGGCACAAACAGGTTTGCCTTACCCGTACGCCAGCGCATGCAGAAAGACGTGGCCCAGGCAACTGAGACCATACCTAAAAAATCCAGCAGCTGTTTATACGAGAGAA GAATGTCTCAACATGTGCCTGCAATTATCAGTCATCAAGCATTGCAAGTGCCAAGCGCAAAGCTTGCCGGTGCTGCAAGGGATACACAATGGAAGCCAAATGCACGCGGAAGCCAACAGCACGTGTATAGGTGAAG CAGCACTACAGTGCGCAGGGAAAAAGTACACCTCCCAGACCAGCATATTCTTGGAAAATGAATGCAGGTGTTCACGTCCATGCAC GGATATCCACTACAACAGGGATGTAACCATGGCGGAGTTCTCACTGAGGCGG GATCATGTACGAAAGAAGAGAATCAAAGG ACCTCTCACTCGGTTAGTAGTATACTTCAAGACACTCACGTATGAGAACATCCGGTCGGTTCCGAAGTACGAC GGAACCAGAGTCCTGAGCAACGTAGGCGGAATCAACGGCATGTATATAGGCCTCTCCTTCTATATTTTGTTCCAAGTTGTCGACATTCTCATAATGGGAGCTTTAAAACtcagagagagaagaagaaagcagGAGGTTCCCCATGAACCACGTCAAGGAACCCTTGCCACAGCAGGTCACGCTGAGCTAGGTTGCCGAATGGCACGGACCACATGGCCACACGCAGCAACGGAGACCAGAAATTTTAGAAGTGTGGTACCACCGTTGGTTTTTAGTATCCCCACAATAAATGCCAGCCTTAGAGATAGGTATGACAGCAACACGTATGCGAACCAGTCATACTTCCGGTATAGAAGATTACCAGCCAGATAA